A single region of the Roseivivax sp. THAF197b genome encodes:
- a CDS encoding FAD-binding oxidoreductase gives MSHTLTLKSIEPVTHDTHHLVFDRPEGFEFEPGQAVDLALDRDGWREEKRPFTFTSLPQDDTLEFVIKSYPDHDGVTEQIGQLKAGDRVIIDDPWGAISDKGAGWFIAGGAGVTPFIAILKKRLKENGTLEGSTLIFSNKTEADIILRDTFESMSGLKCVFTVTDEPDSPLCMGMIGKEMLAEHVSPGEGPCYICGPDPMIDAVADALKEIGVAEEHIITEEFD, from the coding sequence ATGTCCCACACATTAACGCTCAAATCCATCGAGCCCGTCACCCACGATACCCATCACCTCGTCTTCGACCGTCCCGAAGGCTTCGAGTTCGAGCCCGGACAGGCTGTTGATCTGGCACTCGACCGCGACGGCTGGCGCGAGGAAAAGCGGCCCTTCACCTTCACCTCGCTGCCGCAGGACGACACGCTCGAATTCGTCATCAAGTCCTATCCCGACCATGACGGCGTGACCGAGCAGATCGGCCAGCTCAAGGCCGGGGACCGCGTCATCATCGACGATCCCTGGGGCGCCATCTCCGACAAGGGGGCAGGCTGGTTCATCGCCGGTGGCGCGGGCGTTACGCCCTTCATCGCGATCCTCAAGAAGCGTCTGAAGGAGAACGGCACGCTAGAGGGCTCGACGCTGATTTTCTCCAACAAGACCGAGGCGGATATCATCCTGCGCGACACGTTCGAAAGCATGTCCGGTCTGAAATGCGTCTTCACCGTCACCGACGAGCCGGACAGCCCGCTCTGCATGGGGATGATCGGCAAGGAAATGTTGGCCGAACATGTGAGCCCCGGCGAAGGCCCCTGCTATATCTGCGGGCCGGATCCGATGATCGACGCCGTTGCGGATGCGCTGAAAGAGATCGGCGTGGCCGAAGAGCACATCATCACCGAGGAATTCGACTGA
- a CDS encoding thermonuclease family protein — MARIIDLKHARRRRYFRRNQRRRRGLLRGLGRAMSPVFALALILMGWAVWEEIRAGGDLRDVATVVVNRGLPQSTQGGTLSGHVTHVRDGDTIEVAGTPVRFRYLNCAELGTRAGEEAKRVMRDLAAGAEVTCSLIGRMSYDRRIGTCRLKDGPDLRHAMYARGQCGG; from the coding sequence ATGGCCAGGATCATCGATCTCAAACACGCGCGGCGACGGCGGTATTTCCGGCGCAATCAGCGCAGACGCCGCGGCCTGTTGCGCGGGCTCGGTCGGGCCATGTCGCCGGTCTTTGCGCTTGCCCTGATCCTGATGGGCTGGGCGGTCTGGGAGGAGATCCGCGCGGGCGGCGATCTCCGGGACGTCGCAACCGTCGTCGTGAATCGCGGTCTTCCGCAAAGCACCCAAGGGGGCACGCTGTCGGGCCATGTCACCCATGTGCGCGACGGCGATACGATCGAGGTCGCGGGCACGCCCGTGCGCTTTCGCTACCTCAACTGCGCGGAACTTGGCACGCGGGCGGGCGAGGAGGCCAAGCGTGTGATGCGTGATCTCGCGGCGGGCGCAGAGGTCACCTGTTCGCTGATCGGACGGATGTCCTACGACCGCCGGATCGGGACATGTCGGCTGAAGGACGGGCCCGACCTTCGCCATGCGATGTATGCGCGCGGTCAGTGCGGCGGCTGA